A region of Argentina anserina chromosome 5, drPotAnse1.1, whole genome shotgun sequence DNA encodes the following proteins:
- the LOC126796027 gene encoding major strawberry allergen Fra a 1.08-like → MGVFTYESEFTSVIPPARLFKAFILDADNLIPKIAPQAVKSTEILQGDGGVGTIKKINLGEGSEYSYVKHQIDGIDKDNFVYKYSMIEGDAISDKIEKISYETKLVASSDGGSVIKSTSCYHTKGDVEIKEEHVKAGKERAAGLFKIIESHLVANPDAYN, encoded by the coding sequence ATGGGTGTCTTCACTTATGAATCTGAGTTCACCTCTGTCATCCCACCAGCCAGGTTGTTCAAGGCCTTCATCCTTGACGCCGACAACCTCATCCCCAAGATCGCTCCCCAGGCAGTTAAGAGCACTGAAATTCTTCAAGGAGATGGAGGTGTCGGAACCATCAAGAAGATCAACCTCGGAGAAGGAAGTGAATACAGCTACGTGAAGCATCAGATCGACGGCATTGACAAGGACAACTTTGTGTACAAGTACAGCATGATCGAAGGAGATGCTATCTCAGACAAGATTGAGAAGATCTCCTACGAGACTAAGTTGGTTGCATCTTCCGACGGGGGATCCGTCATTAAGAGCACCAGCTGCTACCACACCAAGGGTGATGTCGAGATCAAGGAAGAGCATGTTAAGGCTGGCAAAGAAAGGGCCGCTGGTCTGTTCAAGATTATTGAGAGCCACCTTGTTGCCAACCCTGATGCTTACAACTAA